One Jannaschia sp. GRR-S6-38 genomic window carries:
- a CDS encoding serine hydrolase domain-containing protein yields MWHWLKRIGIALLALVVLAGGAAVWKREEIGRLMAVNSLFAPEKIVANFSNMDLAFLNLPLTEGPGAPLPRGADIPLPDGAEAWIAERDITALIVLHDGAVTHESYHLGTGPDDLRISWSVAKSFLSLLTGILVADGALTLDDAVTDHAPDLAGTAYDGATVEDVLQMESGVAFDEDYFDPDSDINRMGRVIALGGALDAFTAELQERVRGPGEAMQYVSIDTHVLGMVLRGATGRSIPDLMAEKLARPMGLGPAYYVTDGVGAAFVLGGLNMATRDYARMGLLVEQMGRIGGKQVVPADWVAKSTLPSARTAPGKMRYGYQWWMPRDAKRGEVMAQGVYGQFVYIDRTRDVVIAVNGADLGFRRDGVSEANIEMFRRIAAAQR; encoded by the coding sequence ATGTGGCATTGGCTGAAACGCATCGGTATCGCGCTTCTGGCGCTGGTCGTGCTGGCCGGCGGCGCGGCGGTCTGGAAACGCGAGGAGATCGGGCGGCTCATGGCCGTGAACTCGCTCTTCGCGCCCGAGAAGATCGTCGCGAATTTCTCGAACATGGACCTTGCCTTCCTGAACCTGCCCCTGACCGAGGGTCCGGGCGCCCCGCTGCCCCGCGGCGCCGATATCCCCCTGCCCGACGGCGCCGAGGCCTGGATCGCCGAGCGCGACATCACCGCGCTGATCGTCCTGCATGACGGCGCGGTCACGCATGAGAGCTACCACCTCGGGACCGGGCCGGACGACCTTCGGATCAGCTGGTCGGTGGCCAAGTCCTTCCTGTCGCTGCTGACTGGCATCCTGGTCGCGGACGGCGCGCTGACGCTGGACGACGCGGTGACCGACCACGCCCCGGACCTCGCCGGGACCGCCTATGACGGGGCCACGGTCGAGGACGTGCTGCAGATGGAAAGCGGCGTGGCCTTCGACGAGGATTATTTCGACCCCGACAGCGACATCAACCGGATGGGGCGCGTGATCGCGCTGGGCGGCGCGCTGGATGCCTTCACCGCCGAGCTGCAGGAGCGCGTCCGCGGCCCGGGCGAGGCGATGCAATACGTCTCGATCGACACGCATGTCCTGGGCATGGTGCTGCGCGGCGCGACGGGCCGGTCCATTCCCGACCTGATGGCCGAGAAGCTGGCCCGGCCGATGGGCCTTGGCCCCGCCTATTACGTCACCGATGGGGTCGGCGCGGCCTTCGTCCTGGGCGGGCTCAACATGGCGACGCGCGACTACGCCCGCATGGGGCTGCTGGTCGAGCAGATGGGCCGGATCGGCGGCAAGCAGGTCGTACCCGCCGATTGGGTCGCGAAATCCACCCTGCCCTCGGCCCGGACCGCGCCCGGCAAGATGCGCTACGGCTACCAGTGGTGGATGCCCCGCGACGCGAAGCGCGGCGAGGTGATGGCGCAAGGCGTCTACGGCCAGTTCGTCTATATCGACCGGACCCGCGACGTGGTCATCGCGGTCAACGGCGCCGATCTCGGCTTCCGCCGGGACGGCGTGTCGGAGGCCAATATCGAGATGTTCCGCCGCATCGCCGCCGCGCAGCGCTGA
- a CDS encoding DUF2332 domain-containing protein, whose protein sequence is MRLTEAFRDQAVHCEGLGSPFMAQLMRVLADHLTADHGHVSEKLFAWPGDVSPRGASLPLRIAGGLHAMQLRGYSPLDTVYPPMEVDDDALWSAVSDALHAGAAFLMEFVDAPPQTNELRRAATFRAAGHWLTARYGLPLELCELGASAGLNLNWDQYALRAGDAVFGPDPAVLTLSPEWRGPLPAAVEPEVSARSGVDLAPLSPVSDRLRLLAYLWPDQPDRRALTLAALTLPPAPVDAGDAADWLEALAPHAPGTCRMICNSVAWQYFPRMVQVRARAAIDRLGDAATPDAPLAHFAMEADGATPGAGLRVTTWPGGRTLDAGRTDFHGRWIDWRLT, encoded by the coding sequence GTGAGGCTGACCGAGGCCTTCCGGGACCAGGCGGTCCATTGCGAGGGTCTCGGCTCGCCCTTCATGGCGCAGCTGATGCGCGTGCTCGCCGATCACCTGACCGCCGATCACGGCCATGTCTCCGAGAAGCTCTTCGCCTGGCCCGGTGACGTGAGCCCGCGCGGCGCCTCGCTACCGCTGCGGATCGCCGGCGGACTGCACGCGATGCAGCTGCGCGGCTATTCCCCGCTCGACACGGTCTATCCGCCGATGGAGGTGGATGACGACGCGCTCTGGTCGGCGGTCTCGGACGCGCTCCATGCGGGCGCGGCCTTCCTGATGGAATTCGTCGACGCCCCGCCGCAGACCAACGAGCTGCGCCGCGCCGCGACCTTCCGCGCCGCGGGCCACTGGCTGACGGCCCGATACGGCCTGCCGCTGGAGCTCTGCGAGCTGGGCGCCTCGGCCGGGCTGAACCTGAACTGGGACCAGTATGCGCTGCGCGCCGGGGATGCCGTCTTCGGCCCCGACCCGGCTGTCCTGACGCTCTCGCCCGAATGGCGGGGTCCCTTGCCGGCCGCGGTCGAGCCGGAGGTCTCAGCCCGCAGCGGCGTCGATCTCGCCCCGCTGTCCCCCGTCTCGGACCGTCTGCGACTGCTGGCCTATCTCTGGCCCGACCAGCCGGACCGCCGGGCCCTGACCCTCGCCGCGCTAACCCTGCCACCCGCCCCCGTCGATGCGGGCGACGCCGCGGATTGGCTGGAGGCCCTGGCCCCCCATGCGCCGGGCACCTGCCGGATGATCTGCAACTCGGTCGCCTGGCAGTATTTCCCGCGCATGGTGCAGGTCCGCGCCCGCGCCGCAATCGACCGGCTGGGGGACGCGGCGACGCCCGATGCGCCGCTCGCGCATTTCGCGATGGAAGCCGACGGCGCGACGCCCGGCGCGGGGCTGCGGGTGACCACCTGGCCCGGAGGGCGGACGCTCGATGCCGGGCGGACGGATTTCCACGGGCGCTGGATCGACTGGCGTCTGACGTAG
- the pth gene encoding aminoacyl-tRNA hydrolase, with amino-acid sequence MQLWVGLGNPGGKYAGNRHNIGFMALDRIAADHGATPWRTKFQADLAEVRFGSEKVWLLKPGTFMNLSGQSVGEAMRFHKLEPGDVTVFHDELDLAPGKVRLKQGGGHAGHNGLRSIHQHIGPDYARVRLGIGHPGHKDRVSGYVLSDFAKGEAEMLDDLLRGIAEGAPKLAQGDGGGFLNAIALRTAPARSSRTPKTPPEAPRATEPRPEPVEKALSPLQRLAARFR; translated from the coding sequence ATGCAGCTCTGGGTGGGCCTGGGCAATCCGGGCGGCAAATACGCGGGCAACCGGCACAATATTGGGTTCATGGCGCTGGATCGCATCGCCGCGGACCACGGGGCCACGCCGTGGCGCACGAAGTTCCAGGCCGATCTCGCCGAGGTCCGGTTCGGCTCCGAGAAGGTCTGGCTGCTGAAACCGGGCACCTTCATGAACCTCTCGGGCCAGTCCGTGGGCGAGGCGATGCGCTTCCACAAGCTGGAACCGGGCGACGTCACCGTCTTCCACGACGAGCTCGATCTCGCGCCGGGCAAGGTGCGGCTCAAGCAGGGGGGCGGGCATGCCGGGCATAACGGGCTGCGCTCCATCCACCAGCATATCGGGCCCGATTACGCGCGCGTCCGCCTCGGGATCGGGCATCCGGGCCACAAGGATCGCGTCTCGGGATACGTCCTGTCGGATTTCGCGAAGGGCGAGGCCGAGATGCTGGACGACCTGCTGCGCGGCATCGCCGAGGGCGCACCGAAGCTGGCCCAGGGCGATGGCGGGGGCTTCCTGAACGCGATCGCCCTGCGCACCGCGCCCGCACGGTCCTCGAGGACTCCGAAAACCCCGCCCGAGGCGCCGAGGGCGACCGAGCCCCGGCCGGAGCCCGTGGAGAAGGCCCTCTCGCCCCTGCAGCGCCTCGCGGCGCGGTTCCGGTGA
- a CDS encoding zinc-binding dehydrogenase, with protein MTLPATMSGWLLTGHGGPEMLDWRTDLPVPQPGPGEVLIRVLASSVNNTDINTRIGWYSKSVRGATAGARTAADDGGWAGALDFPRIQGADCCGRIVGTGEGVDAGRIGERVVCRAMYRPEGGGPFGIATYGSERDGSFAEYAVARAKDAIAVRDPAIPDAALGVLPCAYTTGEAMLERVGLGAERVLVTGASGGVGLAAVQLARLRGATVTAVAGDGKAAAVRDAGATEVIGRDDPFPAEQDVVVDLVAGPRWPALLAALGPGGRYVASGAIAGPIVELDIRDLYLRDLTLMGSTSQPDAILPRLVAYMEAGRLSPVIARNFELRDLPAAQAAFEAKDHVGKIALRVAA; from the coding sequence ATGACCCTTCCCGCGACCATGTCCGGCTGGCTCCTGACCGGTCATGGCGGGCCCGAAATGCTGGACTGGCGCACGGATCTGCCGGTCCCGCAGCCGGGGCCGGGCGAGGTCCTGATCCGGGTCCTCGCGTCGTCGGTCAACAACACCGACATCAACACGCGGATCGGCTGGTACTCGAAATCGGTGCGCGGCGCGACCGCCGGGGCGCGCACCGCCGCCGATGACGGCGGCTGGGCGGGCGCGCTCGACTTCCCGCGCATCCAGGGCGCGGATTGCTGCGGGCGGATCGTCGGCACCGGCGAGGGCGTGGATGCGGGCCGGATCGGCGAACGGGTCGTGTGCCGCGCGATGTATCGCCCCGAGGGCGGCGGCCCCTTCGGCATCGCGACCTATGGCTCGGAGCGGGATGGCAGCTTCGCCGAATACGCCGTCGCGCGCGCCAAGGACGCGATCGCGGTGCGCGACCCGGCGATCCCCGATGCGGCGCTGGGCGTGCTGCCCTGCGCCTACACGACCGGCGAAGCGATGCTGGAGCGGGTGGGCCTTGGGGCCGAGCGGGTGCTCGTCACCGGCGCCTCGGGCGGCGTGGGGCTGGCGGCGGTTCAGCTCGCCCGGTTGCGCGGTGCGACTGTCACCGCCGTCGCGGGCGACGGAAAGGCCGCGGCGGTGCGCGATGCGGGCGCCACCGAGGTGATCGGGCGCGACGATCCCTTTCCGGCCGAGCAGGACGTCGTCGTCGATCTGGTCGCTGGCCCGCGCTGGCCCGCGCTTCTGGCGGCGCTCGGCCCGGGCGGGCGCTATGTCGCGTCGGGCGCGATCGCGGGGCCGATCGTCGAGCTCGATATCCGCGACCTCTATCTCCGGGATCTGACGCTGATGGGCAGCACCTCGCAGCCCGACGCGATCCTGCCGCGCCTCGTCGCCTACATGGAGGCCGGCCGGCTTTCGCCCGTCATCGCCCGGAACTTCGAGCTGCGCGATCTGCCCGCCGCGCAGGCGGCCTTCGAAGCCAAGGACCACGTCGGAAAGATCGCGCTCCGCGTCGCGGCCTGA
- a CDS encoding M3 family oligoendopeptidase gives MTLLFDANATPGGEPLGDLPEWNLDDLYTGEDAPELARDLEWLERECAAYAADYEGKLADLNAAEMLRAIERNEKIDEVAGRIMSFAGLRYYQITTDGGRAKFMSDMQDKITTFTTPLVFFSLEFNRIPDAAYEALMAANADLARYRPALDRLRAMKPYQLSDELEKFLHDTSTVGASAWNKLFDETIAGLTFDVEGEDKPLGIESTLNFLTDPERPRREAGARALADVFGRNTRTFARVHNTLAKEKEITDRWRGLPTPQSARHISNHVEPEVVQALRDAVVAAYPRLSHRYYKLKAKWLGLDTLQVWDRNAPLPMEEKRTIAWDEARKTVMEAYAGFSPEMAKLAEPFFDKGWIDAGVKPGKAPGAFAHPTVTTVHPYVMLNYLGKPRDVMTLAHELGHGVHQVLAAPQGEMLADAPLTLAETASVFGEMLTFRAMLDGAKDDAQRKVMLAGKVEDMINTVVRQIAFYDFECKLHAARREGELTPDDIDALWMSVQAESLGPVFDFMEGYEHFWAYIPHFVHSPFYVYAYAFGDGLVNALYAAYEDAPEGFQDKYFEMLRAGGTKHHKELLAPFGLDASDPAFWDKGLGMIEGFIDQLEAMEA, from the coding sequence ATGACCCTGCTTTTCGACGCCAATGCCACCCCGGGCGGAGAGCCGCTCGGCGACCTGCCCGAATGGAACCTCGACGACCTCTATACGGGCGAGGATGCGCCGGAGCTCGCCCGTGACCTGGAATGGCTGGAGCGTGAATGCGCGGCCTACGCGGCCGATTACGAGGGCAAGCTGGCGGATCTCAACGCGGCGGAGATGCTGCGCGCCATCGAGCGGAACGAGAAGATCGACGAGGTCGCGGGTCGCATCATGTCCTTCGCCGGCCTGCGCTACTACCAGATCACGACCGATGGCGGCCGCGCCAAATTCATGTCCGACATGCAGGACAAGATCACGACCTTCACCACGCCGCTGGTTTTCTTCTCGCTGGAGTTCAACCGCATCCCGGACGCGGCCTACGAGGCGCTGATGGCGGCGAATGCCGATCTCGCGCGCTACCGTCCGGCGCTCGACCGGCTCCGGGCGATGAAGCCCTACCAGCTCTCCGACGAGCTGGAGAAGTTTCTCCATGACACCTCGACCGTCGGCGCCTCGGCCTGGAACAAGCTCTTCGACGAGACCATCGCCGGGCTGACCTTCGATGTCGAAGGCGAGGATAAACCCCTCGGGATCGAGTCCACGCTCAACTTCCTGACCGATCCGGAGCGGCCGCGCCGCGAGGCCGGCGCCCGCGCGCTGGCCGATGTCTTCGGGCGCAACACCCGCACCTTCGCCCGCGTCCACAACACGCTGGCCAAGGAAAAGGAGATCACCGACCGCTGGCGCGGCCTGCCGACGCCGCAATCGGCGCGGCACATCTCGAACCACGTGGAGCCAGAGGTCGTGCAGGCGCTGCGCGACGCGGTGGTCGCGGCCTATCCGCGGCTGTCGCATCGCTACTACAAGCTGAAGGCCAAGTGGCTCGGCCTCGACACGCTGCAGGTCTGGGACCGCAACGCGCCACTGCCGATGGAGGAAAAGCGCACCATCGCATGGGACGAGGCGCGCAAGACGGTGATGGAAGCCTATGCCGGCTTCTCGCCCGAGATGGCCAAGCTGGCCGAGCCGTTCTTCGACAAGGGCTGGATCGATGCCGGCGTGAAGCCCGGCAAGGCGCCGGGGGCCTTCGCCCATCCGACGGTGACGACGGTGCATCCTTACGTGATGCTGAACTATCTCGGCAAACCGCGCGACGTGATGACCCTCGCGCATGAGCTGGGCCACGGCGTTCACCAGGTGCTGGCCGCGCCCCAGGGCGAGATGCTGGCCGACGCGCCGCTCACCCTGGCCGAGACGGCCTCCGTCTTCGGCGAGATGCTGACCTTCCGCGCCATGCTCGACGGCGCGAAGGACGACGCCCAGCGCAAGGTGATGCTGGCCGGCAAGGTCGAGGACATGATCAACACGGTGGTCCGCCAGATCGCCTTCTACGATTTCGAGTGCAAGCTGCACGCGGCACGGCGCGAAGGCGAGCTGACGCCCGACGATATCGACGCGTTGTGGATGTCGGTGCAGGCCGAGAGCCTGGGCCCGGTCTTCGACTTCATGGAGGGCTACGAGCACTTCTGGGCCTATATCCCCCATTTCGTGCACTCGCCCTTCTACGTCTACGCCTACGCCTTCGGCGACGGCCTGGTGAACGCGCTCTACGCCGCCTACGAGGACGCGCCCGAGGGCTTCCAGGACAAGTATTTCGAGATGCTCCGCGCCGGAGGCACCAAGCACCACAAGGAGCTTCTGGCGCCCTTCGGCCTCGACGCCTCGGACCCGGCCTTCTGGGACAAGGGGCTGGGCATGATCGAGGGCTTCATCGACCAGCTCGAAGCCATGGAGGCATGA
- the ygfZ gene encoding CAF17-like 4Fe-4S cluster assembly/insertion protein YgfZ, which translates to MTRTVLRITGPDREKFLHGLLTRDVPETGLGYAALLNPQGKYLADFLCFRDGEAICLDIAADLAPQVAQRLGIYKLRADVAIEASGMTVGLGLGQPPEGAMTDPRPGMGWRLYGGTCDGGVDWDAVRVENLVPETGIELIPNESYILEMGFERLGGVDFKKGCYVGQEVTARMKHKTELRKGLARVTGRGLTPGAEITASGRPAGTVHTVAGDRALAYIRFDRAEEMEAGGVPLMLDARA; encoded by the coding sequence ATGACACGCACCGTTCTCCGCATCACCGGTCCCGACCGGGAGAAGTTCCTGCACGGCCTGCTGACCCGCGACGTGCCCGAGACCGGGCTGGGCTATGCCGCGCTGCTCAATCCGCAGGGCAAGTACCTTGCCGATTTCCTGTGCTTTCGCGACGGCGAAGCGATCTGCCTCGACATCGCCGCGGATCTCGCGCCGCAGGTCGCGCAGCGGCTGGGCATATACAAGCTGCGCGCCGATGTCGCGATCGAGGCGAGCGGTATGACCGTCGGGCTCGGCCTGGGTCAGCCGCCCGAGGGGGCGATGACCGATCCGCGCCCCGGAATGGGCTGGCGGCTCTACGGCGGCACCTGCGATGGCGGCGTCGACTGGGACGCGGTCCGGGTCGAGAACCTGGTCCCCGAGACCGGCATCGAGCTGATCCCGAACGAGAGCTATATCCTCGAAATGGGGTTCGAGCGCCTCGGCGGCGTCGACTTCAAGAAGGGCTGCTATGTCGGCCAGGAAGTGACGGCGCGCATGAAGCACAAGACCGAGCTGCGCAAAGGCCTGGCCCGCGTGACCGGGCGCGGCCTGACCCCCGGGGCCGAGATCACCGCGTCGGGCCGCCCCGCCGGGACCGTCCACACCGTCGCCGGCGACCGGGCGCTCGCCTATATCCGCTTCGACCGGGCCGAGGAGATGGAGGCCGGCGGCGTGCCCCTGATGCTCGACGCCCGCGCCTGA
- a CDS encoding pyridoxal-phosphate-dependent aminotransferase family protein, whose product MRDDRIETVPNLSHGPQTLAIPGPSIIPERVLRAMHRPSPNIYHGPLVDLTHSLIPDLKAVARTEHQATIYIGNGHAVWEACLANTHSRGDLVLIPRTGTFADGWGAMAEGLGLRVEYLDFGNRVAMDPAAIGQRLREDTNHEIRSVLAVHVDTSSSIRSDIAAIRAEMDAAGHPALLQADCMASLGCDRFEMDDWGADVMIAGCQKGLMTPAGMAFVFYNDRADRARERADCVTGYWDWRPRTAPEVYFRYFYGTGPTHHLYGLREALDMIVHEEGIENVWARHAVLARALHAAFEAWEAPGGMELNVRDPAHRSNAVTSVRLPEQGTRLREWVEHQAGLTLGIGLGMAPPGSPEWDGFFRVGHMGHVSAHSMMGTLGAIEAGLKALELPHGSGALAAAAEVMAGR is encoded by the coding sequence ATGCGCGACGACAGGATCGAAACCGTCCCCAACCTCTCGCACGGGCCGCAGACGCTGGCGATCCCGGGGCCGTCGATCATCCCCGAGCGGGTGCTGCGCGCGATGCACCGGCCGTCGCCCAACATCTATCACGGGCCGCTGGTCGACCTGACGCATTCGCTGATCCCCGACCTCAAGGCGGTGGCCCGGACCGAACATCAGGCGACGATCTATATCGGCAACGGCCACGCGGTCTGGGAAGCCTGCCTCGCGAACACCCATTCCCGCGGCGACCTGGTCCTGATCCCGCGCACCGGCACCTTCGCGGATGGCTGGGGCGCGATGGCCGAAGGGCTCGGCCTGCGGGTGGAATATCTCGACTTCGGCAATCGCGTCGCGATGGACCCCGCCGCCATCGGCCAGCGCCTGCGCGAGGACACGAACCACGAGATCCGCTCCGTCCTCGCCGTCCACGTGGACACCTCCTCCTCGATCCGCTCCGACATCGCCGCGATCCGCGCCGAGATGGACGCGGCCGGGCATCCGGCGCTCCTGCAGGCCGATTGCATGGCGAGCCTCGGCTGCGATCGCTTCGAGATGGACGACTGGGGCGCCGACGTGATGATCGCGGGCTGCCAGAAGGGCCTGATGACGCCCGCGGGCATGGCCTTCGTCTTCTACAACGACCGCGCCGACCGCGCCCGCGAGCGCGCCGACTGCGTGACCGGCTACTGGGACTGGCGCCCGCGCACGGCGCCGGAAGTCTATTTTCGCTACTTCTACGGCACCGGGCCGACGCATCACCTCTACGGCCTGCGCGAGGCGCTGGACATGATCGTCCACGAGGAAGGCATCGAGAACGTCTGGGCGCGCCACGCGGTGCTGGCCCGCGCGCTGCACGCGGCCTTCGAGGCGTGGGAAGCGCCCGGCGGGATGGAGCTGAACGTCCGCGATCCCGCGCATCGCTCGAACGCCGTGACCTCGGTCCGGCTGCCGGAGCAGGGGACGCGGCTGCGCGAGTGGGTCGAGCATCAGGCCGGCCTGACGCTTGGCATCGGCCTGGGCATGGCGCCGCCAGGATCGCCGGAATGGGACGGCTTCTTCCGCGTGGGCCACATGGGCCACGTCTCGGCTCATTCGATGATGGGCACGCTGGGGGCGATCGAAGCCGGGCTGAAGGCGCTGGAGCTGCCCCATGGCTCCGGGGCGCTGGCGGCGGCGGCCGAGGTCATGGCCGGACGTTGA
- a CDS encoding pyridoxal phosphate-dependent aminotransferase produces the protein MTHRLTDLAAGLPASVPFVGPEAQERARGAPFAARLGANESPFGPSPRAIAAIEAAAAEAWMYGDPECHDLRHALAAHHAVPPEAIVTGEGIDGLLGFLVRLLVAPGDAVVTSAGAYPTFNYHVAGFGGVIHAVPYDGDHEDPDALAARAAEVDAKLVYLANPDNPMGSHHDAGRIARMLDALPDGTLLCLDEAYADLAPAAAIPPLDPSDGRVIRMRTFSKAHGLAGLRVGYAIGHPELIRAFEKVRNHFGLGRVAQAGALGALSDPDWLLEVQARVAQSRDRLAAIATANGLTPLPSATNFVTMDCGRDGAFARRVMAGLIERGIFVRMPGVAPLDRCIRVSCGTQADMDAFGAALPPALDAANS, from the coding sequence ATGACCCATCGCCTGACCGATCTCGCCGCCGGCCTGCCGGCCTCCGTCCCCTTCGTGGGACCCGAGGCGCAGGAACGCGCCCGCGGCGCGCCCTTCGCCGCCCGGCTGGGCGCCAACGAGTCGCCCTTCGGCCCCTCGCCCCGCGCCATCGCCGCGATCGAGGCCGCCGCGGCCGAGGCTTGGATGTATGGCGACCCGGAATGCCACGACCTGCGCCACGCGCTGGCCGCCCATCACGCCGTCCCGCCCGAGGCGATCGTCACCGGCGAGGGCATCGACGGCCTGCTGGGCTTCCTCGTCCGGCTGCTGGTCGCGCCCGGCGACGCGGTGGTCACCTCGGCCGGCGCCTACCCGACCTTCAACTACCACGTGGCGGGCTTCGGCGGCGTGATCCACGCGGTGCCCTATGACGGCGATCACGAGGATCCCGACGCGCTTGCGGCCCGCGCGGCGGAGGTCGACGCGAAGCTTGTCTACCTCGCCAACCCGGACAATCCGATGGGCAGCCATCACGACGCAGGGCGGATCGCGCGGATGCTCGACGCGCTGCCGGACGGCACACTCCTTTGCCTCGACGAGGCCTATGCCGACCTCGCCCCCGCGGCCGCGATCCCGCCGCTCGACCCCTCGGACGGGCGCGTGATCCGGATGCGGACCTTTTCCAAGGCGCATGGGCTGGCCGGGCTGCGCGTGGGCTATGCCATCGGCCATCCCGAGTTGATCCGCGCCTTCGAGAAGGTGCGCAACCATTTCGGGCTGGGCCGCGTGGCGCAGGCCGGCGCGCTGGGCGCGCTGTCCGACCCGGACTGGCTGCTCGAGGTGCAGGCCCGCGTGGCGCAATCGCGCGACCGGCTGGCCGCCATCGCCACGGCGAACGGGCTGACGCCGCTGCCCTCGGCCACCAATTTCGTGACGATGGATTGCGGGCGCGACGGGGCCTTCGCCCGCCGCGTCATGGCCGGCCTGATCGAACGGGGCATCTTCGTGCGCATGCCGGGCGTCGCCCCGCTCGATCGCTGCATCCGCGTCTCCTGCGGGACGCAGGCCGACATGGACGCCTTCGGCGCCGCCCTGCCCCCCGCGCTGGACGCCGCGAATTCGTGA
- a CDS encoding 2-hydroxyacid dehydrogenase yields MTRILFAASPERWSDYRDVLPAALEARGVAHEILTLADAPDPASVDWVVYAPSSALQDFTPYTRLKGVLNLWAGVEDVEGNRSLTAPLARMVDDALTQGMVEWVTGHVLRHHLGIDAHLRGAGWDPTPPPLAADRPVAILGLGVLGAACARALAGLGFPVTGWSRGPKEIEGVTALTGANGLRRALSGAEIVVLLVPHARATENLMDAERLGWMRDGAVLLNPGRGALIDDEALLAALDRLGHATLDTFRQEPLPEDHPFWAHPKVTVTPHIASATRPASAAHVIAENIRRGEAGEPLLHLVDRREALA; encoded by the coding sequence ATGACACGCATCCTCTTCGCCGCATCGCCCGAACGCTGGTCGGACTATCGCGACGTGCTGCCCGCCGCCCTCGAGGCGCGCGGGGTGGCGCACGAGATCCTCACGCTGGCGGACGCGCCGGATCCGGCCAGCGTGGATTGGGTGGTCTATGCCCCGAGCTCTGCCCTTCAGGATTTCACGCCCTACACGCGGCTCAAGGGCGTCCTGAACCTCTGGGCCGGGGTCGAGGATGTCGAGGGCAACCGCAGCCTCACCGCGCCGCTGGCCCGGATGGTCGATGACGCGCTGACGCAGGGGATGGTCGAGTGGGTGACGGGGCATGTCCTGCGCCACCATCTCGGCATCGACGCGCATCTTCGCGGCGCGGGCTGGGACCCGACCCCGCCGCCGCTGGCCGCCGACCGGCCGGTCGCGATCCTGGGGCTGGGCGTGCTGGGCGCGGCCTGCGCGCGGGCGCTGGCGGGCCTGGGCTTCCCGGTGACCGGCTGGTCGCGCGGCCCGAAGGAGATCGAGGGCGTCACCGCGCTGACCGGCGCGAACGGGCTGCGCCGGGCGCTTTCGGGGGCCGAGATCGTGGTGCTGCTGGTGCCGCATGCCCGCGCCACCGAGAACCTGATGGATGCCGAGCGGCTGGGCTGGATGCGCGACGGGGCCGTCCTGCTCAATCCCGGGCGCGGCGCGCTGATCGACGACGAGGCGCTGCTGGCCGCGCTGGACCGGCTGGGCCACGCGACGCTCGACACGTTCCGGCAGGAGCCGCTGCCCGAGGATCACCCCTTCTGGGCGCATCCGAAGGTCACGGTCACGCCGCATATCGCCTCCGCCACGCGGCCCGCGAGCGCGGCGCATGTCATCGCCGAGAACATCCGCCGCGGCGAGGCCGGCGAGCCGCTTCTACATCTGGTGGACCGCCGGGAGGCGCTCGCATGA